The sequence aatgcaACCAGAAGAGAGTTTCCTTACCTGCGTCTGTTCAACAGACTCTCCTCCGTCTCATTGGTCACCAGGACGTGGGTGGAACCTCCCTGACTGGCCTCGTGCATCACTTCAATCTAGGGGGCGGAGTCACAAAGTGTCACAAAAAAGTCACCCGGTAAATTCTTGTCACGTCATATATTTTTGTCGTAAACTATTTCAATCGTTCAGACTTTGACCAAACTAACTGTTCTAGAATCATCCGAGGGCCATCACAAACAGGATGGTAATTACCCACAGAAAAACCTGTTCCAAGACCAGCCTTTACCTTGATGCTGCCTTTGGCCTTGCggatgtttttctttttggCGAGATCAGCGTCACTGGGCTGTTTGGCGCTGTTTGAGTGATCTGAAGTTCTGCGTGTGAGAGCTGGAGACAGACGTACATCAGACACCAGCTGGAGAAtgttctgtgtgtcagtgtatccTAGTTACTAGATCAAGGAGATGCCaatggacagacacacatacgcacatttGATACTGGTACAACCCAGACACCTGCGTTGACAGATGATATCCGGcagacagacgcacagacaTGTGATCCGTCCACACGGCAACATGCTAgatacaacaaaaacacacccacgtgcacacgcacgcacgcatgcacccacacacacacactcgatacCTCAGCCACACAGGAAGCGGCGTCAGGTGACTtacggggggcgggggcgggggcggtCCGAGGAGTCTTAGGGGCGGGGCGTTTGGGGGAGGACTCGGGCCGGGGCGCCACAGGCTGGACAGGGCGTGTCTGTTTGGCGGCGAGCTTCTTCAGGCTGACGTGTCTCTTCTCGAACATCTCCTGGACATCCTCGAGCTTGCTCAGCGCCCTCTGGACACTGGCCTACaccaagagatggagggagggacagatgaGATCAGGGGCACGGAAAACAGTGGGGCCCGTGACTCGAAAACACAGAAGGGTCTGGTCCAGAAAAACAGTTAAATGCAGATAAAACGCTAGAGATACAACGATAGAGATGGGAACGGCCCTCGCTAACGCTCGCTCTGTCCCGGCGTGCGATTGGCTGACCTTCACGTCGTCGGAGAGGACCAGCTCATACTGGTTGTGGATGTTCCTCAGCTCAGTCAGCTGGTTGTCTTGCGCCGTCTCCAGGAAGCGCTCAATGTCAGCCAGCGCCGACTCCGCCCCTTCCTGTGATTGGCACTTGTCCACGGCCTGGGAGGCCAGCAGATACATGCCTGACTCACACCATTGGTTCAcctgaggacagacagagagtctgATTGGTCGTTCCACTAGTAAACATAGAATCAATGAACATAGAATGAAACAGTGAGTCTGCATGGGGGATTCCACTGTTCTCTCTGGAAAGAAAGGTACCACCAAAAAGACATTTACAGGTATCTCTCTTGAGAACCCTTCCAGGACTCCACGGAACCCTATTTGGTTCTACGCTCCAACCGTTCtccagagaaaaggaggggttTTTTTTCCGGAAGGGTCTTTCCCCTCACCTTGTCGATGCCTCTGTGTATCTGCAGAGACTTGGACAGGATGTCGTTCTTCTTCTGCCCCTCGTTGGTGAAGTCGTCGCACACGCGCCTCAGCTCCACACACTTGGGCCGGATGGAGTCCACGGCGTAATGGTCGCTCTGGATCAGCTGGTCGCCGTGCAGCGCGTGAAGCTGAGCCTTCTCCAGAGAGCCCtggactcgcacacacacacacaaacacacaaacattcatgaACTTGAAGGAAGCGTGTGATGATCTAAGGCTGATCATCATTCGGTATgtcatctgagtgtgtgtgtgtgtgtgtacctgtgcattCTCCTCTATGGTCTTCAGGTTCTTCAGCAGGAACTCCACACGTGCCACGCAGTCCCCGATGTCTGACAGGCTGGTCAATGACTCCGTCAGACTGTCCAGAGAAACTTTCacctggacaacacacacacaaccacatacacatgcacacaggagggggggtgagagagggacaaaCAAAAAAGAGAAATTGGATGGCGCGATTACTTATTACTTATTTTTCTGTAAATGTTAATATTTTTCTTAATGATTTCGTAAAAGCAGACACTTTGATCAAAAAAGAATTTGTAAAGAGGTAAAAAACTGTAAGTAGACAACTTGTGTCCTTTTCCTACCATGGGTCAGAGGCACAGAAAAACAATGATAACAACAATAATGTATAATTCTGTACACGCTTGTATCCAAAGTTTGTGCATTATGGGGGGAGATTTGAAACAGCCACATCTTGGCCTGCAGACAAACGCACAAAGCAGTACCCACGCCCACATCCTGGGACCCTGTTTTGGCAAACAGGTTTGTAGGTCACATTTCTgtgagagaggccagggggaaACAGGTGCAAGAGGGCGGAGGAAGTCCTACCTCTCGAAAGTCGTGTTCAAAGTGTCGCAGCTGCAGACACTGCTCCAGCTTGAGGTGGTGTCTGGACCAGAACTGCTCAAACGCGTTCTCCGTCTCATCCAACTGGGCCATCAACCTGGAACACAGTGTTACTGGTGATGAGGCTTCTCTGGAATATAATATAAGTATTATATTAATCTCCATATGAAAAAAAAAGGTATTttgggatatatatatatactgtatatactatatatgtgtgtgtgaataacatGTATTTATATAAATCTTCAAAAAACATTGAATATTGCAAGTGTAAGTGTCCTACTAATATGTCATTTGGAAAATGTAATCTtgagaataaatacaaatctaacattaaacttttttttttatctgtgaaGGCACAAACCGAAACCACAGACCCCAAACCACCTCCGCCACCTGGAGCTGGTTTCTTGAAGGTTCCACCTACCTCTCCACCGTGGTCTGGTTCTCCGTCTCGTCAGGGTTGAGCTTGCGGCTCTCTGACTTGGCTGCCTGCTCCTTGATGCAGGAGAGCAGGGTGGTGCCTTGCTTCATGGCTAGCTTCAGCTCATCCTGCAGAGGAAAtgagtcagaggtcaggggttggAGGGCAAGGGTCAGATATACGGGTCCCAAACCACAACTGAGCTGGCCTGTGAGCGTGACCCTGACCATTACTGTGGTCAGGGCCTTCGCCATGCTATTTGTTCACTCCCATTCCCTCACGTCCCAATTCGACGCACATTTGATTTACgtgacaaatttgaaaaaacGGATTGAAACCGTCAATTTGAAATCCAATTTTCACAAATGCACAAAATGCAGTTGCAACTATTTGGGTTCACTTGAAATGAGAAAGTCATGTGCACATTTTGCTCTGGTGAAAATGTCTTGCTGCTGAAACAGCAAAATCACCCCACGTGACCTTCAATAAAGTCTTATCTTATCTTAATCTGATACTGTAATACACAGTAGCCAATTGCATTCGGATATCCACGCGGTAGCCTTTTCAGTGTGTTTGGGCTACGTCCTAAATTGACCTAATTCCTGGCTTCTGTGAACTGGCCGCGTGCCAAGCCATATCCTACCCTGAGTTTGTcgtgcttctctgtgtgtgtggcaagcAAGTCTTTGGTACACTGGACATCGTTGGGGAGCTCGGTTTCCGCCAGGTCCGTGCCAAACTTCTGCAGCATCTGAGCGGTGGTTTTCACCGTCAGCGCAAAGTTCTCAATGGCCTGTGAGAgaacacaacgcacacacacgcacacgcacacacacacacaaccttaaaTGAGTCAGACAGGTTTTTGAACTGGGTCTGACTGGTGTTTTTACAGTCTTTTAAAGGGGGTTTTCCCACTTTACTGATCTCAGTACATCTCACCATACCTACATATTTATAGTTTATAGGGGGGAATAGGGGGTGGGATCCAGTGGGGTACAGGGGGGTACGGGGCGTAcaggggggcccaggggggcagggggcacaaGGGCCCAGCACTCACAGTTCTGTGGTGGATCCACTGGCTGTGGCAGTACTCCAGCTCCCCTCCCAGCTCGCTGGTCAGCTGACCTTTGTCCACGTAGCCATGCAGGTCGGACAGGGAGTTCAGCATCACGATCTGAGAACGCGGGGGAAAACACCGACACCCGGGGTTAACATCGGACAACACGTGACCAACCCAACGCGCCGGGtaggagccgatggaggcgagCCGAGGGAGATATGCTATCACTTCACCTCAGAAGCAGAAATCAAAGAGTACTGATGTGGCGGCGTGCCCGCTTCTCACCGGATGAGTACGTGTATCTCAAGGCCCTACTGCAGCAGCAAGACTCAAATCCGACCTGGGCCCCTTTGTTGTGTGTCTCAGTTTCAAACTCGCTATCATAACTGGAAAAGGCTGAAAGGTCCCCTACAAAGACATCTTTCGAACGGAACAagagcactgtgtgtgtttcactttGTCAACATGCTTCTCGAGACAAATTTGGTTCTATTCGTCGAACTGCTACTCCTGCCTGTACGAGCCCCCCGGGTCACGTCACATGACCAGGGTTTGGAGAACTCGCTCGGTGTCACATGCAGAGCGTGCGGTTTTCACACTACAATGCAAGGGTGTCACTTCCACcctcgactgtgtgtgtgcgtgtgggagagTTTACTGGTGACTAAAACACGCCAGAAGATTCAAGGACTGTGATGATTTCCTTTGAAATAGTAAATCAGGGTTTGGGCTGGActgggaatagagagagaaggagggagagagagagagatggaaaaagaggtacttacatttacatttagtcatttagcagacgctcttatccagagcgagttacagtaagtacagggacattcccccgaggcaagtaggctgaagtgtcttgcccaaggacacagcgtcagttggcatgaccaggaatcgaactggcaaccttcggattactagcccgattccctcaccgctcagccacctgactcccctgcttAACTCCCCTTTAAGAGCTACTTAAACATGCTCACCGGTACCTTCATTTTAAAATCGTCTCGGTGCAGTTTGATGCCGATGTCAGCGATGGCCCTCTGAAGGAAGCGAGACGGTCTCAGGACCAGAACCAGCTGGAGGTTCCCCGGGAATGCCCCCTAGtggacacacatgcaacacacaccttTCACAACCGAACACACATTTCTAGAACCCCTCTGAGGTCTTTGGCCTGGCTAGGGAGGATTGAACTCCACTTACATGCACTTCACTGTAATACGTTACGACACATTCCTGACAATGAACTCTGTCAGCACTTTGGGCTGGTTCGTTAGACACAGATTAAGAGATGCCTAGAGGTAAGGTCGATCTCTGAGGTCAAAGGTGACGGTCAAGGTGTTTCCATACCGcgatcctggagagagaggccttcACCGAGCTCCATTTGTCTCTCCGACGGTCGATGATGATGACAAAACCGATACTGGCAGCATCAAGGCTAAGGAGGGGACACGCACAGGGGAATATCatgaaggtgtatgtgtgtgagtatgtgtgtgtgtgtgtgtgaaagagagagagagatcggagATGGTTTTGTGTGGTTTTGAATATGGTGTACATAGGATGGTGttcgtgtgagagagaaagggatggagttTGTGTATTTTTGAATATGTCAGTGTGTATATGAGAAAATGTTTGATTGTGTGTAGTGTATtttagtgtgcatgtgtgcgtgtgtatgtgtttgtgtgtgtgaaagagatagagagatagagagagagagagagagagagagagagagagagagagagagagagagagagagagagagagagagagagagagagagagagagagagagagagagagagagagagagagagacagaaatatatGTGGTTTGGTGGTTTGGTGTGTCTGTACAAAAGTTCTTTGTGAGTATGCAAAAGTGTTGTGCATGTGCTTTTGGGAGTGTATACTgtatggaaatgtgtgtgtgtgtgtgtgtgtgtggagcgtgcACAGTCACAAGGCACAGGCCTAAAAGATGGATGTGTAGCCCAACACACTGGGCCTCTATCTCTGCCCCCTAGTTGAATAACCACAAGTTACATCACATCACCTCTGGGACTAAACCAAGTTTACCCTAAATCCCTCCAGTCTCTATTACATTTCTGCATCGATGACCATTACCGTAATACAAGAAACTTAATTAGCACTGGAATGTGTTGGAGTAATGTCGAAGTGGTCCAGGGGCAAAAGAGGAATGAAGGGGTCAAAAGGATTCACAGTGCTCTATAACATAGAGGTATAGACGTACAGTTTGAAAAAGTTACTGTTTATCGCTGGTGGATAATAATTGACTACACTCGGACCTgggtaaactgtgtgtgtgtatgtgtgtgtgtgtgtgtggggggggcgcgggagcgtgtgtgtttttttatgtgtatgtgtgtgcgtgtgtgtgtgtgtgtgtccccctacTCCTCCTATCACAATGCTTCTGACTGTTGCATATTTTTCTAAGCGTATACATGTGTTTCTGTTACTACTTTCCTACACCCTGAGCTAATCCGAGAGAGCCTTAGAAAGCACCGGAATTTTTAA is a genomic window of Osmerus mordax isolate fOsmMor3 chromosome 26, fOsmMor3.pri, whole genome shotgun sequence containing:
- the mcf2l2 gene encoding probable guanine nucleotide exchange factor MCF2L2; the protein is MMKRTKPVIDEIMQQEIRPLLAVDIIEQLHRQFALLSGGRGKDGAPIITFPEYSSFSELPDEDFLNVVTYLTSIPSLDAASIGFVIIIDRRRDKWSSVKASLSRIAGAFPGNLQLVLVLRPSRFLQRAIADIGIKLHRDDFKMKIVMLNSLSDLHGYVDKGQLTSELGGELEYCHSQWIHHRTAIENFALTVKTTAQMLQKFGTDLAETELPNDVQCTKDLLATHTEKHDKLRDELKLAMKQGTTLLSCIKEQAAKSESRKLNPDETENQTTVERLMAQLDETENAFEQFWSRHHLKLEQCLQLRHFEHDFREVKVSLDSLTESLTSLSDIGDCVARVEFLLKNLKTIEENAQGSLEKAQLHALHGDQLIQSDHYAVDSIRPKCVELRRVCDDFTNEGQKKNDILSKSLQIHRGIDKVNQWCESGMYLLASQAVDKCQSQEGAESALADIERFLETAQDNQLTELRNIHNQYELVLSDDVKASVQRALSKLEDVQEMFEKRHVSLKKLAAKQTRPVQPVAPRPESSPKRPAPKTPRTAPAPAPPLTRRTSDHSNSAKQPSDADLAKKKNIRKAKGSIKIEVMHEASQGGSTHVLVTNETEESLLNRRRHIMTELIETERLYVEELQSIMEGYSAELDNAELSHLIPPALENKRDVLFGNLPEIYEFHNRTLEPVIKETEVPRRFSLASSIASSSAARRTKGPLAASVKTKRHEIKSDPTPFGYEDTLRGALPVAGKGKGSTVAGPTVPRSTSQPVNQKGWTQRRLPSMDTEDFETIPSSAEELSNSSDGEEDNKNGDSNRFRVQLTYESRTAQDLSLESGDLVQFLEEAENGHWLVKNLITEKTGLVPPSVLQAAADGDIFSDLCTAALSDSDDNDTSTWGDVSQDSR